The Winogradskyella schleiferi genome contains the following window.
GTAGGATATAACGCTTAAAGCAACATGATTTCAGTTAAAACAGCATTAGCTATAATTTCAGAATTTCCAAAAACATACCATTTCGAGGTGGTAAGTCTCAACGAGGCGCTTAATTTTGTGTTGTCTGAAGATGTGTTTTCGCCTATAAACATGCCGCCATTTAGGCAATCTGCAATGGATGGTTATGCGTTTAAATATTCAGACAAAGACAAGTATTTCATTGTTGGAGAATCCAAAGCTGGAGACTCAAATAATCATATATTAAAAGAAGGCGAAGCCGTCAGGATTTTTACTGGAGCTTTAGTGCCAGACAACGCGGACACCGTAATTATGCAAGAGCATGTTGAGCGTGAAGGCGACAAGATTCATATTCAAAAAATGGCATCACAATGTGCAAACATCCGTAAAACGGGTGAGCAGATTGAAGCAGGAGCCATAGCTTTAAAAAAAGACACTAAACTAAACGAAGCAGCAATTGGTTTTTTGGCTTGTTTAGGTATAACAACTGTTTCAGTTTATAAAACACCAAAAGTAGCCATATTGGTCACTGGAAATGAACTGCAAAAACCAGGAATAGACTTAGAACAAGGTAAAATATATGAAAGTAATTCCATAATGCTTAAAGCGGCATTAAGGAAAGTAGGCGTAAAAGACATTGAAATCATTCGTGTA
Protein-coding sequences here:
- a CDS encoding molybdopterin molybdotransferase MoeA, with the translated sequence MISVKTALAIISEFPKTYHFEVVSLNEALNFVLSEDVFSPINMPPFRQSAMDGYAFKYSDKDKYFIVGESKAGDSNNHILKEGEAVRIFTGALVPDNADTVIMQEHVEREGDKIHIQKMASQCANIRKTGEQIEAGAIALKKDTKLNEAAIGFLACLGITTVSVYKTPKVAILVTGNELQKPGIDLEQGKIYESNSIMLKAALRKVGVKDIEIIRVKDDYKDTKTSIENVLNTKDLLLVSGGISVGDYDFVKEALLENDVEELFYKINQKPGKPLWFGKKENTYVFALPGNPASALTCFYIYALPLLRKMSGYKHNHLQKLIAKSKSAIKNPSGKTLFLKAKLEGGSVEVLHGQSSAMLYTYALSNALICVDFETAEVKIGDEVECIKLEL